The Panicum hallii strain FIL2 chromosome 9, PHallii_v3.1, whole genome shotgun sequence genome has a window encoding:
- the LOC112873527 gene encoding probable RNA-binding protein EIF1AD, with translation MKAGRKNLRRACDEGAAVTLAEGESIMQVLTLRGSNVIEVMDGEGVKSLALFPAKFQKSFWIKSGSFVVVDASGRDQALESGSKIACVVSQVLFHEQVRALEKSGNWPAIFKSTPNKGSEAGAEAQTAQADAGAQAQTAQTDEGPDSDEDDDLPPLEANTNRNRPYELYSDSDSGSDS, from the exons ATGAAGGCGGGGAGGAAGAACCTGCGGCGGGCGTGCGACGAGGGCGCCGCCGTCACGCTCGCTGAGGGCGAGAGCATCATGCAGGTCCTCACGCTGCGCGGTTCCAACGTCATCGAG GTGATGGACGGCGAGGGCGTCAAGTCTCTGGCATTGTTCCCGGCCAAGTTCCAGAAGAGCTTCTGGATCAAGAGCG GGAGTTTCGTGGTTGTGGATGCTAGTGGGAGGGATCAGGCCCTGGAATCAGGGAGCAAGATTGCGTGTGTTGTCTCGCAAGTCCTCTTCCACGAACAAGTTCGAGCTCTGGAGAAGTCTGGTAACTG GCCAGCTATTTTCAAGTCAACACCAAATAAAGGTTCAGAGGCGGGAGCAGAAGCCCAAACTGCCCAGGCTGATGCTGGAGCACAAGCACAAACTGCGCAGACTGATGAGGGACCAGATTCTGATGAAGATGACGATCTGCCACCGCTAGAAGCAAACACGAACAGGAATAGACCATATGAACTGTATTCTGACTCAGACAGTGGTTCTGATTCCTAA
- the LOC112873526 gene encoding uncharacterized protein LOC112873526, whose amino-acid sequence MCRATTMEDGPHAAGFLRPTSTLDIRAFYLRLSSSSPAPADLALVYLPAIGGAALGLNGRALPPAAPAEVTLRQVAGDAYASADRVAAAEGARFEVYAGKEMAAEGVFRRRRGAGEVGWRVECRRAGPVAVAEVVVLAEGGVLMRDRARATSRRGVGCGSTRLEGIPEEATDLGWGCQCGSCGDEEWEVVSDDGEPWKEEEETVRWAMEMGVWAVCLGVGLLATARRFRRKRAFW is encoded by the coding sequence ATGTGCCGCGCCACGACCATGGAGGACGGCCCCCACGCCGCGGGCTTCCTCCGCCCGACGTCGACCCTCGACATCCGCGCCTTCTACCTccgcctctcctcctcctccccggcgccggcggaCCTCGCGCTCGTCTACCTCCCGGCCATCGGCGGCGCCGCGCTGGGGCTCAACGGCCGCGCGctcccgccggccgcgcccgcgGAGGTCACGCTCCGGCAGGTCGCCGGGGACGCCTACGCGAGCGCCgaccgcgtcgccgccgccgagggcGCGCGGTTCGAGGTCTACGCCGggaaggagatggcggcggaggGCGTCTTcaggcggcgccgcggcgccggggaggtggggtggcgcgtggagtgCCGCCGGGCGGGGCCGGtcgcggtggcggaggtggtggtgctCGCGGAGGGCGGCGTGCTGATGAGGGACAGGGCGAGGGCGACGTCGAGGCGTGGGGTGGGCTGCGGGAGCACCAGGCTGGAGGGGATCCCCGAGGAGGCCACGGACCTCGGCTGGGGGTGCCAGTGTGGGTCCTGCGGCGATGAGGAGTGGGAGGTGGTCTCCGACGACGGCGAGCcgtggaaggaggaggaggagacggtGAGGTGGGCGATGGAGATGGGGGTGTGGGCCGTGTGCCTCGGCGTCGGCCTGCTCGCCACGGCCAGGCGGTTCCGGCGGAAGCGTGCCTTCTGGtga